One Mycolicibacterium fortuitum subsp. fortuitum genomic window carries:
- a CDS encoding MspA family porin gives MAKILAALIVVGAIMTPAPYASAAPEPPLPPVEGGTEAVPDTGNVPSAEPAVVTTPDGWELKLAAKDETQLPIPALTTATTSREYLAGGTFTGSIGGSGSTSLRGGTLEAGYQIGCGITLSSVRLTGSLGLSSSVSRSGLGGISAPIQGNVEVRPKPGEVINVSITEMKFKGKDSRVTLKDVHIKIDGCVGQSFLRSYAKLTSAAPGSQDIVAYYGVTKAV, from the coding sequence ATGGCCAAGATCCTTGCCGCGCTGATTGTGGTCGGCGCCATCATGACGCCCGCGCCGTATGCGAGTGCGGCTCCCGAACCCCCTCTGCCGCCCGTTGAAGGCGGGACCGAAGCAGTGCCGGACACCGGGAACGTACCCTCTGCGGAACCGGCGGTGGTCACGACGCCGGACGGTTGGGAGTTGAAGCTCGCTGCCAAGGACGAAACACAACTGCCGATACCAGCCTTGACCACCGCAACCACATCACGGGAGTACCTGGCAGGTGGCACGTTCACCGGCAGTATCGGCGGCAGCGGCAGCACGTCGTTACGAGGCGGCACGCTCGAGGCCGGCTACCAGATCGGTTGCGGTATCACCCTGAGCTCGGTCCGCCTGACCGGGAGCCTCGGCCTTTCCTCCTCGGTCAGCCGGTCCGGCCTCGGCGGGATCAGCGCGCCGATTCAGGGCAATGTCGAGGTGCGGCCCAAACCCGGTGAGGTCATCAACGTCTCCATCACCGAGATGAAGTTCAAGGGCAAGGATTCCCGGGTGACGCTAAAAGACGTCCACATCAAGATCGATGGGTGCGTCGGCCAGTCGTTTCTGCGGTCATACGCGAAGCTGACCAGCGCCGCCCCGGGCTCCCAAGATATCGTCGCCTATTACGGCGTGACCAAGGCGGTCTGA
- a CDS encoding glyceraldehyde-3-phosphate dehydrogenase — translation MIPIIGTLHRAKGVTVLLHSRSLVNKSVISILRTHRFARQVGGDELSVEETFPFLQALADLDLGPSKIDLGLLVMAYRASDGTQSVPEFTAQALSDVTGENKIEPQGPRDVVLYGFGRIGRLVARLLIEKAGSGNGLNLRAVVIRSNGEGDLAKRASLLRRDSVHGQFNGSIKVDTENNCLIANGNVIKFIHSDDPSTVDYTQYGIDNAILIDNTGKWRDREGLSKHLRPGIAKVLLTAPGKGDVPNIVHGVNHRTLDLEQQIFSCASCTTNAIVPPLKAMDDEYGIARCHVETVHSFTNDQNLLDNYHKADRRGRSAPFNLVLTETGAASAVAKAMPELKAKISGSSIRVPTPDVSVAILNMQLHRPTTKEEALEYLRQASLSGPLSRNLDYTAATDAVSSDFIGSRAASIIDANATIVDEDNVILYVWYDNEFGYSSQVVRTVQYLSGIEYPTYPQMRAEADQTALVTP, via the coding sequence ATGATCCCGATCATCGGCACCTTGCACCGGGCGAAGGGCGTGACCGTCCTGCTGCACAGCCGGTCGCTGGTGAACAAGTCTGTGATCAGCATCCTGCGGACCCACCGCTTCGCGCGGCAGGTCGGTGGTGACGAACTGTCGGTGGAAGAGACCTTCCCCTTCCTGCAAGCACTGGCCGACCTGGACCTGGGCCCGTCGAAGATCGACCTCGGCCTGTTGGTCATGGCCTACCGCGCCAGCGATGGCACCCAGTCGGTACCCGAGTTCACCGCGCAGGCACTCAGCGACGTGACCGGCGAAAACAAGATCGAACCGCAAGGACCGCGGGACGTGGTGCTCTACGGGTTCGGCCGCATCGGCCGCCTCGTCGCACGGCTGCTCATCGAGAAGGCCGGCTCCGGCAACGGCCTGAACCTGCGCGCCGTCGTGATCCGCAGTAACGGCGAAGGTGACCTGGCCAAGCGGGCGTCACTGCTGCGTCGTGACTCGGTGCACGGCCAGTTCAACGGCTCGATCAAGGTCGACACCGAGAACAACTGTCTGATCGCCAACGGCAACGTCATCAAGTTCATCCACAGCGACGACCCGTCGACCGTCGATTACACGCAGTACGGCATCGACAACGCGATCCTGATCGACAACACCGGCAAGTGGCGCGACCGCGAAGGCCTGTCCAAGCACCTGCGCCCCGGCATCGCGAAGGTGCTGCTGACTGCGCCCGGCAAGGGCGATGTGCCCAACATCGTGCACGGGGTCAACCACCGCACCCTCGACCTCGAACAGCAGATCTTCTCCTGCGCGTCCTGCACCACCAACGCGATCGTCCCGCCGCTGAAGGCCATGGACGACGAGTACGGCATCGCCCGTTGCCACGTGGAGACCGTGCACTCGTTCACCAACGATCAGAACCTGCTGGACAACTACCACAAGGCCGATCGCCGTGGCCGGTCCGCGCCGTTCAACCTGGTGCTCACCGAAACCGGCGCCGCGTCTGCGGTAGCCAAGGCGATGCCGGAATTGAAGGCCAAGATCAGCGGCAGCTCGATCCGCGTCCCCACCCCGGATGTGTCGGTGGCGATCCTGAACATGCAGTTGCACCGGCCGACCACCAAGGAAGAGGCACTGGAGTACCTGCGCCAGGCGTCACTGTCGGGCCCGTTGAGCCGCAATCTCGACTACACCGCCGCGACCGACGCAGTGTCCAGCGACTTCATCGGCTCCCGCGCGGCAAGCATCATCGATGCCAACGCGACGATTGTCGACGAGGACAACGTGATCCTCTACGTCTGGTACGACAACGAATTCGGCTACTCGTCTCAGGTGGTGCGCACCGTGCAGTACCTGTCGGGAATCGAGTACCCGACGTACCCACAGATGCGGGCGGAAGCGGATCAGACCGCCTTGGTCACGCCGTAA
- a CDS encoding Ada metal-binding domain-containing protein, protein MTSKILRYTLVGADGHPYRSVTPGTLGGHRGGKLYGRLDCPSALRTLASGGYTRNRVFFADAETAVAAGYRPCAVCLPDEYRAWKQTREVALAMACDSP, encoded by the coding sequence ATGACGTCAAAAATCTTGCGGTACACCTTGGTCGGAGCGGACGGTCATCCGTACCGCAGCGTCACACCCGGGACGCTGGGTGGGCATCGGGGCGGCAAGCTCTACGGCCGCCTGGACTGCCCATCTGCCCTGCGAACGCTGGCGTCCGGGGGCTACACCCGCAACAGAGTCTTCTTCGCCGACGCGGAAACCGCCGTCGCAGCCGGTTACCGGCCCTGCGCGGTCTGCCTGCCCGACGAGTACCGGGCGTGGAAGCAGACCCGGGAGGTTGCTCTGGCCATGGCATGCGACTCCCCTTGA
- a CDS encoding 2OG-Fe(II) oxygenase, with protein MSATPPGGPWEARVAAADWETIRSDLDSVGCALTPPLLTTAEARRIAALYRDDQRFRSTIDMNRYRFGEGEYRYFADPYPDPVLALKRALYPRLLPIARDWWTKLRRPAPWPDDLDEWLAMCHAAGQTKTTAILLKYETGDWNALHRDLYGELVFPLQVVINLTSPGVDHTGGEFLLYEQRPRAQSRGTATVIPQGHGLIFTTRDRPVPSARGWSAAPVRHGVSVVRSGTRFTLGLVFHDAA; from the coding sequence ATGAGCGCCACACCGCCGGGCGGGCCGTGGGAAGCCCGCGTTGCCGCCGCCGATTGGGAGACGATCCGTTCGGATCTCGACAGTGTCGGCTGCGCCCTCACCCCTCCGCTGCTCACCACGGCGGAGGCCCGCCGGATCGCGGCGCTCTACCGCGACGACCAGCGGTTCCGCTCCACGATCGACATGAACCGGTACCGGTTCGGGGAAGGCGAGTACCGCTACTTCGCCGATCCTTATCCCGACCCTGTCCTGGCCCTCAAGCGCGCGCTGTATCCCCGGTTGTTGCCGATCGCGCGGGACTGGTGGACCAAGCTTCGCCGGCCCGCGCCCTGGCCCGACGACCTCGACGAGTGGTTGGCGATGTGTCACGCGGCGGGGCAGACCAAGACCACCGCGATCCTGCTCAAGTACGAGACCGGCGACTGGAACGCCTTGCATCGAGACCTGTACGGGGAACTGGTCTTTCCGCTGCAGGTGGTCATCAACCTGACCAGCCCCGGCGTCGACCACACCGGGGGCGAGTTCCTGCTCTACGAACAGCGGCCGCGCGCGCAGTCCCGCGGCACCGCCACCGTCATCCCCCAGGGGCATGGCCTGATCTTCACCACTCGGGACCGGCCGGTGCCGTCGGCTCGCGGATGGTCGGCAGCTCCGGTGCGGCATGGGGTTTCCGTGGTCCGCAGCGGAACGCGATTCACTCTCGGGCTTGTCTTCCACGACGCCGCATGA
- a CDS encoding methylated-DNA--[protein]-cysteine S-methyltransferase: MAALRARLGVAADRDGVLDIAYRIIDSPVGPLLVAATERGLVRVAYAREDHDAVLQQLADKISPRILRAPTRLDAVTRELDEYFAGTRRTFDITLDWRLSAGFRSTVLHHLPEIGYGHTASYAAVAQLAGNPKAVRAVGTACATNPLPVVVPCHRVVRSDGAMGGYLGGVEAKRILLDLEDAA, encoded by the coding sequence ATGGCCGCACTGCGGGCTCGGCTGGGGGTCGCCGCCGATCGTGACGGCGTCCTCGACATCGCCTACCGGATCATCGACAGCCCGGTGGGGCCGCTGCTGGTGGCAGCCACCGAACGCGGCCTGGTCCGGGTGGCCTATGCCCGCGAAGATCACGACGCCGTCCTGCAACAGCTCGCCGACAAGATCAGCCCCCGCATCCTGCGCGCGCCCACGCGACTGGACGCGGTGACCCGGGAGCTCGACGAGTATTTCGCCGGCACTCGCCGCACCTTCGACATCACGCTGGACTGGCGGCTTTCGGCGGGGTTCCGCAGCACCGTGCTGCACCACCTGCCCGAGATCGGCTACGGGCACACCGCGAGCTATGCAGCCGTCGCCCAACTCGCCGGCAACCCCAAGGCCGTGCGGGCCGTCGGCACCGCCTGCGCCACCAACCCGCTGCCCGTCGTGGTGCCGTGCCACCGCGTGGTGCGCAGCGACGGTGCGATGGGCGGCTACCTGGGCGGAGTCGAGGCCAAGCGCATTCTGCTCGATCTGGAGGACGCGGCATGA
- a CDS encoding RNA polymerase sigma factor, with protein sequence MKAKQPFEAVVEGHGPTVLRVCRAIVGPIDADDAWSETFLAAMKAYPDLPADANIEAWLVTVAHRKAIDITRARSRHAIPTDTVPETPAAARHDRDDDLADALERLPTKQRQAVAYHYLASLPYADVAAILGGSTDAARRAAADGIAALRRTYRNGSAAVSTSRRGVTP encoded by the coding sequence GTGAAAGCCAAACAGCCCTTCGAGGCGGTGGTCGAGGGCCACGGCCCCACGGTTTTGCGGGTGTGTAGGGCGATCGTGGGACCGATCGACGCCGACGATGCGTGGTCGGAAACGTTCCTGGCCGCCATGAAGGCCTACCCGGACCTTCCGGCTGACGCGAACATCGAAGCCTGGCTGGTGACGGTCGCTCACCGCAAGGCGATCGACATCACCCGCGCCCGGTCGCGCCACGCGATCCCCACCGACACCGTGCCGGAAACCCCCGCCGCTGCGCGGCACGACCGCGACGACGATCTGGCCGACGCACTCGAACGCCTGCCGACCAAACAGAGGCAGGCCGTGGCCTACCACTACCTCGCCAGCCTGCCCTATGCCGATGTCGCCGCCATCCTCGGCGGCAGCACCGATGCCGCCCGGCGCGCCGCCGCCGACGGCATTGCCGCCCTCAGACGTACCTATCGCAACGGCTCCGCCGCCGTCAGTACCTCCCGGAGAGGAGTAACCCCATGA
- a CDS encoding TetR/AcrR family transcriptional regulator — translation MAAQNGRAVPAAVAEKLYAATDLIAARGLQNTKIEDIATASGVPKATLYYYFKGKDDILAFLLRDSLDALARDVAAAADGPGSGRDRLAAVVGVQVAHTMKSPDTSQALVGDLGRAIRLPELTSSVQEAFYEPITRVLRAGAVDGSLRHLADPEGSAISIFGAIMLTAMLHNVIRSTKTPDDVAGEVMDFILNGLAPPG, via the coding sequence GTGGCTGCACAGAACGGACGCGCGGTGCCCGCGGCGGTAGCCGAGAAGCTGTACGCCGCGACCGACCTCATCGCCGCCCGCGGGCTGCAGAACACCAAGATCGAGGACATCGCCACGGCGTCAGGTGTCCCCAAAGCCACCCTGTACTACTACTTCAAGGGCAAAGACGACATCCTGGCCTTCCTGCTCCGGGATTCGCTGGACGCACTGGCCCGTGACGTGGCCGCGGCCGCCGATGGCCCGGGGTCGGGCCGCGATCGACTGGCAGCCGTGGTCGGGGTCCAGGTGGCTCACACCATGAAGAGCCCCGACACGAGCCAGGCCCTGGTCGGCGACCTCGGCCGGGCCATCCGGCTACCCGAGCTGACCTCCTCGGTCCAGGAAGCCTTCTACGAACCGATCACCAGGGTCCTGCGTGCCGGTGCCGTCGACGGCTCTCTGCGACACCTCGCCGATCCCGAAGGCAGCGCCATCAGCATCTTCGGGGCCATCATGCTGACCGCGATGCTGCACAACGTCATCCGCTCGACGAAGACCCCGGACGACGTCGCCGGCGAGGTCATGGACTTCATCCTCAACGGGCTCGCGCCGCCGGGTTGA
- a CDS encoding FAD-binding protein codes for MPKAQTTDVLVVGYGAAGVCAALEARSRGADVLAIDRFNGGGATQVSGGIIYAGGGTWVQRQAGVDDSADAMYAYLQAEIGDAVRPETLRRFVDNSPAMIDWLTEHGVPFEASVCPYKTSYPNNKYYLYYSGSENSGRFREITPPAQRGHRAKGPGASGKKIYQPLAASAAAHGVRTQFHTRAVALLKDPSGRVVGVRASTLADAPAWVRRRYRAYAELAIKPGIYYPPLRAAMEKLLSRMESRYVRTVDIHARKAVILSAGGYIANRELIAEHAPAYREGLQLGTTGDDGSAIKLAAEVGAAVDRLDNVSAWRFITPPSAFLGALVVDEHGRRFIDETRYGAAVGHAMIRDHGGRGWILADDRLLKQARAQLPEQAIWFQRLQMEAMLRTDRVVGETLEEVAAKAGVDPEGLVATVAAHNAAAAAGLPDPMGKPDEFVNPVEQGPFSLISISVKPSLLNPCPMFTLGGLIVDELTGAVTTPAGESIPGLYAAGRTAIGLCANSYVSGLSIADCVFSGRRAAEHAVELEPTASP; via the coding sequence ATGCCTAAGGCGCAGACAACCGACGTCCTGGTGGTCGGATACGGGGCCGCAGGCGTCTGCGCTGCTCTGGAGGCGCGTTCGCGGGGCGCCGATGTTTTGGCCATCGACCGGTTCAACGGCGGCGGCGCGACACAGGTATCCGGCGGGATCATCTATGCCGGCGGCGGCACATGGGTTCAGCGCCAGGCCGGGGTCGACGACAGCGCCGATGCGATGTACGCGTACCTGCAGGCCGAGATCGGGGACGCGGTGCGTCCCGAGACGCTGCGACGCTTCGTCGACAACAGTCCCGCGATGATCGACTGGCTCACCGAGCACGGTGTGCCGTTCGAGGCCTCGGTCTGCCCGTACAAGACGTCGTATCCGAACAACAAGTACTACCTCTACTACTCGGGTAGCGAGAACTCCGGGCGCTTCCGCGAGATCACCCCGCCCGCACAGCGCGGTCACCGGGCCAAGGGGCCGGGTGCTTCGGGCAAGAAGATTTATCAGCCCCTTGCCGCATCGGCGGCCGCACACGGCGTGCGCACGCAGTTCCACACCCGTGCTGTCGCCCTGTTGAAGGACCCCAGTGGCCGGGTTGTCGGCGTGCGGGCGAGCACGCTCGCCGATGCGCCTGCCTGGGTTCGGCGCCGCTACCGCGCGTATGCCGAGCTTGCGATCAAACCCGGCATCTACTACCCGCCGCTACGGGCCGCGATGGAAAAACTGTTGAGCCGCATGGAAAGTCGGTATGTGCGCACGGTCGACATCCATGCGCGCAAGGCTGTCATTCTCAGTGCGGGCGGGTACATCGCCAACCGGGAGCTGATCGCCGAGCACGCGCCGGCATACCGGGAAGGGCTACAACTCGGTACCACCGGAGACGACGGCAGCGCGATCAAGCTGGCGGCCGAGGTCGGCGCCGCCGTCGACCGACTCGACAACGTGTCGGCATGGAGATTCATCACCCCGCCCAGCGCGTTCCTCGGGGCACTGGTGGTCGATGAACACGGACGACGATTCATCGACGAGACCCGTTACGGCGCGGCTGTCGGCCACGCCATGATCCGAGACCACGGTGGCCGCGGCTGGATCCTGGCCGATGACCGGTTGCTGAAGCAGGCCCGAGCCCAGCTGCCCGAGCAGGCCATCTGGTTCCAGCGTCTGCAGATGGAAGCCATGCTGCGCACCGACCGGGTGGTGGGCGAGACGCTGGAGGAGGTGGCCGCCAAGGCCGGTGTGGATCCCGAGGGGTTGGTGGCCACTGTCGCGGCGCACAACGCCGCGGCTGCGGCGGGGCTACCGGATCCGATGGGCAAACCCGACGAATTCGTCAATCCTGTTGAGCAGGGACCGTTCTCGCTGATCTCGATATCGGTCAAGCCAAGCCTGCTCAACCCGTGCCCGATGTTCACCCTCGGCGGCCTGATCGTCGACGAACTCACCGGCGCGGTCACCACGCCCGCGGGCGAGTCGATTCCAGGTCTGTATGCGGCCGGCCGCACCGCGATCGGGTTGTGTGCGAACTCCTACGTCAGCGGGCTGTCGATCGCCGACTGCGTCTTCTCGGGGCGTCGCGCCGCAGAGCACGCCGTGGAGTTGGAACCCACGGCGTCACCGTAG
- a CDS encoding L,D-transpeptidase: protein MRGTGMSAHSPWKWPVPIVSAFFIAAIGMTLWLSQPTSTVTELTAGEQTQVRFTTTSGARLVDGATYGVGTVIVANFDEPVADRAAAERQLSVKTVPSVDGSWYWMDSRHAHWRPQSYYRPGTEVAAAGGDEGTGRVSFVIGESHVSIADDATKQIRVYRNDELVRTIPTSMGMGGSETVAGKTISFWTQPGVYTVMDKADTVVMDSSTYGLPVDSRLGYKLTVKNAVRLTNSGIYVHQLDSTVWAQGKTNTSHGCLNVNADNGRWFYEFSQPGDVFEVRNTGGEPLPIWQNGDWGVPWDKWLGGSALR, encoded by the coding sequence ATGAGAGGAACCGGGATGTCGGCGCATTCACCGTGGAAGTGGCCGGTCCCGATCGTGTCTGCGTTCTTCATCGCGGCCATCGGCATGACGCTCTGGCTCAGCCAGCCGACATCAACGGTCACCGAACTCACCGCCGGTGAGCAGACCCAGGTCCGCTTCACCACGACCTCGGGCGCCAGGTTGGTCGACGGCGCAACCTACGGCGTCGGCACAGTGATCGTGGCCAACTTCGACGAACCGGTCGCCGACCGCGCAGCCGCAGAAAGGCAGCTTTCGGTCAAAACCGTTCCCTCCGTTGACGGTTCCTGGTACTGGATGGACAGCCGGCATGCCCACTGGCGGCCGCAAAGCTACTACCGCCCGGGCACCGAGGTCGCTGCGGCCGGCGGCGACGAAGGAACCGGCCGGGTTTCGTTCGTCATAGGCGAATCTCACGTATCCATCGCCGACGATGCCACCAAGCAGATCCGCGTCTACCGCAATGACGAGCTGGTCCGGACGATCCCGACCTCGATGGGCATGGGTGGATCAGAAACCGTTGCGGGAAAGACCATTTCCTTCTGGACGCAACCCGGGGTCTATACCGTGATGGACAAGGCCGACACCGTTGTCATGGACTCCTCGACGTACGGGCTACCGGTCGATTCGCGGTTGGGCTACAAGCTGACCGTCAAGAACGCGGTGCGGCTCACCAACAGCGGGATCTACGTTCACCAACTCGACAGCACCGTGTGGGCGCAGGGCAAGACCAACACCTCGCACGGCTGCCTCAACGTCAATGCCGACAACGGGCGGTGGTTCTACGAGTTCTCCCAACCCGGAGACGTGTTCGAGGTGCGCAACACCGGCGGCGAGCCACTGCCCATCTGGCAGAACGGTGACTGGGGTGTGCCGTGGGACAAGTGGCTCGGCGGTAGCGCCCTACGGTGA
- a CDS encoding DsbA family protein → MSGRRENVKKDLIFIGGLVVIAAALIAYLVIRPSDDAASAQPAAGPPATSQATDAPAADGAGGSHPAVERRQAGDPLALGEVDAPVALVVFSDFRCPFCAKFSRDTEPELVKRYVDAGQLRIEWRDFPIFGPQSMAAARAGRAAAEQGKFWEFSRAVYAAAPERSKAELTDEDLIGFARQAGVADIGRFTEGMRGDRFDAAINSDLAQGTGIGVPSTPAFLINDVPLLGAQPTEDFVRAIDGALAKR, encoded by the coding sequence GTGAGTGGACGGCGAGAGAACGTCAAGAAGGACCTGATCTTCATCGGAGGCCTCGTCGTCATCGCCGCCGCGCTGATCGCCTACCTGGTGATACGCCCCAGCGATGACGCTGCCTCGGCGCAACCGGCTGCAGGGCCGCCGGCGACGTCGCAGGCGACCGACGCACCAGCCGCCGACGGCGCCGGTGGGAGTCATCCTGCGGTCGAACGCCGCCAGGCGGGCGACCCACTGGCGCTGGGGGAGGTCGATGCCCCCGTGGCGTTGGTGGTCTTCTCCGATTTTCGATGCCCGTTCTGCGCCAAGTTCAGTCGCGACACCGAGCCGGAACTGGTGAAACGCTACGTCGATGCCGGTCAGCTGCGCATCGAGTGGCGCGACTTCCCGATCTTCGGACCGCAGTCGATGGCCGCGGCCCGGGCCGGCCGCGCGGCCGCCGAACAGGGCAAGTTCTGGGAGTTCAGCCGAGCCGTCTACGCAGCCGCGCCGGAACGGTCGAAGGCGGAGCTGACGGACGAGGACCTGATCGGTTTCGCACGGCAGGCCGGTGTAGCCGACATCGGTCGATTCACCGAAGGGATGCGCGGTGACCGCTTCGACGCCGCCATCAACTCCGATCTGGCGCAGGGCACCGGGATCGGTGTTCCCAGCACTCCGGCCTTCCTGATCAATGACGTACCTCTGCTCGGCGCGCAGCCCACCGAGGACTTCGTGCGAGCGATCGACGGGGCGCTGGCCAAGCGATGA
- a CDS encoding cytochrome c biogenesis CcdA family protein has translation MSGVGLLGAFLGGLASLLSPCSALLLPSFFAYAFDRTRLLILRTFAFWVGLCAVLVPLGAGVGALGSVVTRYRSEVTVIGGLVLVGFGLMTLLGKGFGVSGMQRLTARINISGTVSVLALGAVYGLAGFCAGPLLGAVLTMSAMGADPVYGALLMAIYALGMATPLFLLAWLWDRFKLSERTWLRGRPVRLGPIETHTTSLLTGAMFIALGVVFLFTGGTANLGGVLSVDAQYDLQVWLGRLSSAVSDPVLILGVVTVLIAWRSILLWRRRAANESAKR, from the coding sequence ATGAGCGGCGTCGGTCTGCTCGGAGCCTTCCTGGGAGGGTTGGCCTCGCTGCTCAGCCCGTGTTCGGCCCTACTACTGCCGTCGTTCTTCGCCTACGCCTTCGACCGGACACGCCTGCTGATCCTGCGCACATTCGCTTTCTGGGTGGGCCTGTGTGCGGTGCTGGTCCCGCTGGGTGCCGGAGTCGGGGCGCTCGGCAGCGTCGTCACGCGCTATCGCAGCGAGGTCACCGTGATCGGTGGTCTGGTGCTCGTCGGATTCGGTCTTATGACATTGCTGGGCAAGGGATTCGGCGTTTCCGGCATGCAGCGGTTGACGGCCCGGATCAACATCTCCGGCACGGTCTCGGTGCTCGCCCTTGGTGCGGTCTACGGGCTGGCCGGGTTCTGCGCAGGTCCACTGCTGGGAGCGGTCCTGACCATGTCGGCGATGGGCGCCGACCCGGTCTACGGGGCACTGCTGATGGCGATCTACGCCCTCGGCATGGCGACACCGCTGTTCCTGCTGGCCTGGTTGTGGGACCGCTTCAAGCTGTCCGAGCGCACCTGGCTGCGTGGCCGGCCGGTGCGTCTGGGCCCGATCGAAACCCACACCACCTCGCTGCTGACCGGTGCGATGTTCATCGCACTGGGTGTGGTCTTCCTGTTCACCGGCGGCACCGCCAATCTCGGCGGCGTACTGTCCGTCGACGCCCAGTACGACCTGCAAGTTTGGCTGGGCCGGTTGTCGTCGGCGGTCAGCGACCCGGTGCTGATCCTGGGTGTCGTGACGGTGCTCATCGCGTGGAGGTCAATCCTGTTGTGGCGGAGGCGAGCCGCGAACGAGAGCGCGAAACGATGA
- a CDS encoding BlaI/MecI/CopY family transcriptional regulator → MGIKGFGDLEAVVMEVLWSREEPSTVRSVHDELVTKRQIAYTTVMSTMDNLFRKGWLQREKVGLAYSYRPIMTREEHSAQLMRTVFESGGDSELILNFFLEQIVDDDSEKLRQALKRFTEGQPR, encoded by the coding sequence ATGGGAATAAAAGGGTTTGGCGACCTCGAAGCTGTGGTGATGGAAGTGCTCTGGTCACGTGAGGAACCCTCGACGGTTCGCAGCGTGCACGACGAGCTCGTCACCAAGCGTCAGATCGCCTACACCACGGTCATGTCGACCATGGACAACCTTTTCCGAAAAGGCTGGCTGCAGCGGGAGAAGGTCGGCCTCGCCTACAGCTATCGGCCGATCATGACCCGCGAAGAGCACTCCGCGCAGCTGATGCGCACCGTGTTCGAATCCGGCGGCGACAGTGAGCTGATCCTCAACTTCTTCCTCGAGCAGATCGTCGACGACGACTCGGAGAAGCTCCGACAGGCGCTCAAGCGGTTCACCGAGGGGCAGCCACGATGA
- a CDS encoding M56 family metallopeptidase yields the protein MNAVTFLLVYAMVLSWLAPVLFTGSISANVHPRLSVAGWLVVVATASFAWVAALVILIVGAAHSLITHTAPTFCVETLGIAGAVTLPPTLATVLVVALLAVTAAVATNTTRRVIVTLYRTQRANREHAQAVRIIGRPTGHDGVVAITADQPAAYCVSGGRHRAIVVTTAALDLLKPPALAAVLAHERAHLRGRHHHVIATLNTLAAALPRLPLMRAAAQSVPALLEMCADDAATRRHGREPLLASLLALSMHRQPDGVLAAAGTAVADRVSRLLEPQRAIWWHPRSLAMTSVVIAMAVAPAFALTLCTLQP from the coding sequence ATGAACGCGGTCACCTTTCTCCTCGTGTACGCGATGGTTCTGAGCTGGTTGGCGCCGGTACTGTTCACCGGCTCGATCTCGGCCAACGTACATCCCCGACTGTCGGTGGCGGGCTGGCTGGTGGTCGTCGCAACCGCGTCATTCGCCTGGGTGGCGGCATTGGTCATCCTGATCGTCGGGGCCGCTCACAGCCTGATCACGCACACCGCACCGACGTTCTGCGTCGAGACACTGGGCATCGCCGGCGCGGTGACGTTACCGCCCACCCTGGCCACGGTGTTGGTCGTCGCCCTGCTTGCGGTCACTGCCGCAGTGGCGACCAATACCACGCGCCGGGTGATCGTCACCCTGTACCGAACGCAGCGCGCCAATCGTGAACACGCACAAGCGGTTCGAATCATCGGACGGCCCACCGGCCACGACGGCGTCGTTGCCATCACGGCTGACCAGCCCGCCGCCTACTGTGTCTCTGGCGGCAGGCACCGCGCCATCGTCGTGACGACCGCGGCCCTGGACCTGCTCAAGCCGCCCGCACTGGCCGCGGTGCTGGCTCATGAGCGGGCACACCTACGGGGTCGACATCACCATGTGATCGCCACGCTCAACACCCTCGCCGCGGCGTTGCCGCGGCTGCCCCTGATGCGGGCGGCGGCGCAGTCCGTACCGGCGCTACTGGAGATGTGTGCCGATGACGCGGCCACCCGCAGACATGGCCGGGAACCACTGTTGGCCAGCCTGCTCGCGTTGAGCATGCACCGCCAGCCGGACGGAGTGCTGGCAGCCGCGGGTACCGCGGTGGCCGATCGCGTCAGCCGCCTCCTGGAACCTCAGCGAGCGATCTGGTGGCATCCACGGTCGCTGGCGATGACGTCTGTGGTGATCGCGATGGCCGTTGCACCAGCCTTCGCGCTGACGTTGTGCACCTTGCAGCCGTAG